One Acinetobacter colistiniresistens DNA segment encodes these proteins:
- a CDS encoding ABC transporter permease encodes MNFSQLQTALWTLVVKEIRRFMRIWPQTLLPPAITMSLYFVIFGNLVGSRIGEMGGFSYMQFIVPGLIMMAVITNSYANVSSSFFSAKFQKSIEELIMSPVPLHLILWGYVIGGVSRGVLVGLIVTIMSLFFTHLEIYNLFVTIYTVIITSLLFSLGGFINAVYAKSFDDISIIPTFVLTPLTYLGGVFYAISALSPFWQNVSLVNPIVYMVNAFRYGILGHSDVNVAFSLAVVTLCCVVLYAIAYHLLARGSGMRE; translated from the coding sequence ATGAATTTCAGTCAATTACAAACCGCTCTCTGGACTTTAGTGGTTAAAGAAATTCGTCGCTTTATGCGGATTTGGCCACAAACCCTGCTCCCACCCGCCATCACCATGAGTTTGTACTTTGTGATTTTTGGCAATCTGGTTGGTTCACGTATCGGTGAGATGGGTGGCTTTAGCTACATGCAGTTTATTGTGCCCGGCTTGATTATGATGGCCGTGATTACCAACAGCTATGCCAACGTTTCATCAAGCTTCTTTAGTGCAAAATTTCAGAAAAGTATTGAAGAACTGATCATGAGCCCGGTACCTTTACATCTAATCCTATGGGGTTATGTCATTGGTGGTGTCAGCCGTGGCGTGTTGGTCGGCTTGATCGTCACGATAATGAGCCTGTTCTTTACCCATTTGGAAATTTATAATTTATTTGTGACCATATATACTGTCATTATTACTTCATTATTATTTTCACTTGGTGGTTTTATTAATGCCGTCTATGCCAAGTCCTTCGATGATATTTCAATTATCCCGACTTTCGTATTGACGCCACTCACCTATTTAGGTGGTGTGTTTTATGCCATTAGTGCACTCAGTCCATTTTGGCAAAACGTCTCTTTAGTTAATCCAATTGTATACATGGTCAATGCCTTCCGTTACGGTATTTTAGGACACAGCGATGTCAACGTTGCCTTCTCTTTAGCTGTCGTGACGCTTTGTTGTGTTGTCCTCTATGCAATTGCCTATCATTTATTAGCTCGTGGTTCAGGAATGCGTGAATGA
- the queF gene encoding NADPH-dependent 7-cyano-7-deazaguanine reductase QueF (Catalyzes the NADPH-dependent reduction of 7-cyano-7-deazaguanine (preQ0) to 7-aminomethyl-7-deazaguanine (preQ1) in queuosine biosynthesis): protein MSVEHSLLGKDTQYPTQYQPDVLFPIARAESRQHYAHIEGITQGKDWWHVFEISWLNSLGLPQVAIGRLTLPASSPNLIESKSLKLYFNSMNFTQFESKEAFIETVERDLSHAAGAKVELQLFQVDDLEISKPQGICIDDLTPERLSEHPDSSLLQFDITAEDEVEIELYSHLLRSNCPVTGQPDWGTVFIRLQGKKPCYRSILAYIISYRQHNGFHEQCVEQIFADIWQLLKPEKLMVYATYTRRGGLDINPCRVSDLSWMPEPIRLARQ, encoded by the coding sequence ATGAGTGTTGAACATTCTTTATTGGGTAAAGATACCCAATACCCTACTCAATATCAGCCAGATGTTTTATTTCCAATTGCGCGTGCAGAGTCTCGCCAACACTATGCGCATATTGAAGGTATTACTCAAGGCAAAGACTGGTGGCATGTTTTTGAAATTTCATGGCTAAATAGCCTTGGTTTGCCTCAAGTCGCCATTGGTCGCTTGACCTTACCTGCCAGTTCGCCCAACTTAATTGAATCAAAGTCACTTAAACTTTATTTCAATAGCATGAACTTCACTCAATTTGAGTCTAAAGAGGCTTTTATTGAAACCGTTGAACGTGATTTATCTCATGCTGCTGGCGCGAAAGTTGAGTTACAGCTTTTTCAAGTCGACGATTTAGAGATTTCCAAACCACAAGGAATCTGTATCGATGATCTGACTCCTGAGCGTTTATCAGAACATCCTGACTCAAGCTTGCTGCAGTTCGATATAACTGCAGAAGATGAGGTTGAAATTGAGCTGTACTCACATTTATTAAGAAGTAATTGTCCTGTGACTGGTCAGCCAGACTGGGGCACTGTTTTTATTCGTTTGCAAGGTAAAAAGCCTTGTTATCGCAGCATTTTAGCTTATATTATCTCGTACCGTCAGCATAATGGTTTTCATGAACAATGTGTTGAGCAAATATTTGCAGATATCTGGCAACTGTTAAAACCAGAAAAGCTGATGGTCTATGCAACTTATACTCGCCGCGGGGGCTTGGATATTAACCCATGCCGAGTATCAGATTTGTCATGGATGCCCGAGCCAATTCGCTTGGCACGACAATAA